One Scylla paramamosain isolate STU-SP2022 chromosome 6, ASM3559412v1, whole genome shotgun sequence DNA segment encodes these proteins:
- the LOC135101606 gene encoding uncharacterized protein LOC135101606 isoform X2 — MITKTPGKSGRTTSYRTPRLETVPWHRVSGQTSAKKRDAKIWNEDLKGLMKRSLKLCNLSSMTNFKYKDEKLRTKYQKTLKSKVLEAYPSPLVKVKLSVTSCLSWQSSVVDAVWLEVSSLVPGETEVEDKMVVVYSAWLIHTKCTQSSNLKNVTWLPLMLYTGRELIHQVVVDWLQGSFGCYVARSGMPQNNLLWLTGICTRMRCRNSAHNVGDAKIDFNYLIVPPCGMTSFSPPNNRGKPRVTIRLLLRDVLEVWNRFLDNDIDEISLEDLQKVISTIDSMTSNTIGIPSSLLRLQQVRTPCVVLSNSGKVRLMCRHSMALVIHCFMDVFMQMCTCYNRDDYMQDLEEDSMAELNNNLE, encoded by the exons ATGATTACCAAGACACCTGGTAAATCTGGGCGAACTACATCCTATAGGACACCTAGGCTGGAAACTGTACCTTGGCATAGAGTTTCAGGCCAAACTTCTGCAAAGAAGAGAGATGCAAAAATATGGAATGAGGATCTTAAAG GACTTATGAAGAGATCCTTGAAGTTGTGTAACCTTAGTTCCATGACTAATTTCAAGTATAAAGATGAGAAACTAAGAACAAAATACCAGAAAACTCTGAAAAGTAAG GTGTTGGAAGCATACCCAAGTCCATTGGTGAAGGTTAAACTCAGTGTTACCTCCTGCCTCTCTTGGCAGTCatctgttgttgatgctgtatGGCTAGAAGTGTCATCTCTGGTTCCAGGGGAAACTGAAGTTGAGGACAAAATGGTGGTTGTTTACAGTGCATGGCTCATCCATACAAAATGTACTCAGAGCTCCAACTTGAAAAATGTGACCTGGTTACCTCTCATGCTGTATACAG GGCGAGAGTTAATACACCAGGTGGTGGTAGACTGGCTGCAAGGGTCCTTTGGGTGCTATGTGGCTCGAAGTGGAATGCCACAGAACAATCTCCTGTGGTTGACAGGAATTTGCACCAGAATGAGATGTCGCAACTCGGCTCATAATGTAGGAG ATGCAAAAATAGACTTCAACTACTTGATTGTCCCTCCTTGTGGAATGACCAGCTTCTCTCCACCAAATAACAGAGGCAAACCAAGAGTCACAATCAGGCTTCTACTCAGGGATGTCCTGGAAGTATGGAACCG GTTCCTGGACAATGACATTGATGAAATAAGCTTGGAAGACCTGCAAAAAGTCATATCAACCATAGACAGTATGACATCAAACACCATTGGCATACCCTCATCACTCCTGAGACTGCAACAAGTGCGCACTCCTTGTGTTGTTCTCAGTAACAGTGGAAAG GTACGGTTGATGTGTCGGCACAGCATGGCACTGGTGATTCATTGTTTCATGGATGTCTTCATGCAGATGTGTACTTGTTACAATCGTGATGATTACATGCAG GATTTAGAGGAGGACAGCATGGCTGAGTTAAATAATAACTTGGAATGA